CCGTCACCTCGTCGAGGTCCGGGACCGCCGTGATGTCGACGAGGGCGTCCGGTGAGATGAGCCCCTGTCGCAGGAGCGGCATCATGCTCTGGCCGCCGGCGACGATCTTCGCCTCGTCGACCTCCTTCAAACGGTCGACCGCGTCTGCGAGCGAACCGGGTTGGTAATACTGCACTTAATCACCCATGCGTTGGAGTCTCAATACTGGAACGTAAATGTACCGGATAGCGAGACTACACCGCACCACAGGCCCGTTCCCGGGGCGTCGGTTCCGTTCGCTGGGGAACCCACGGCCGTCGTCAGAGGCCGCAGGACCCGCGCCGGTCGAACACGGTCCTCCGGTTCCCCATAAAGTATAAATAGACACATGATATCTCTCAGTACAGACCTATGAGTGATTCTCACAACCCCAGCGAGCGGGATAGCGACCGAACTGTGACTCGCCGATCGGCGATGAAGGGCCTCACCGCCGTGGCTGGCGCGGGTACCATCGCTCTCGCGGGCTGTACCAGCGGCGGCGGTGGCGAGAGCGGCGGACCGATCAAGATCGGCCTCCAGGCCGACCTGACCGGCGCGCTGTCGATCTACGGCTTCTGGCACCGGCGCGTGCTCGAAAACTACGTCGACAGCGTCAACGAGGACGGCGGCATCGACGGCCGCGAGGTGGAACTAGCGGTCGAAGACACCGAGACCGACGCGGAGACCGGCGGGCAGGTATTCCGCCGCCTCGTCCAGCAGGAGGGCGTCGACTTCGTCATCGGCTCGCAGTCCTCGGGCGTCTCGATCGCGACGAACCCGCTGGCGAAGCAGATGCAGGTGCCGTACTTCCCGCTGGGGGAGGCCCCCTCGATCACCGGTGAGGACGGTAATCGCTGGGTCGTCCGGAACAACCACAGTACCGAACACGCGGCCGAGATCGCCGTCGAACACGGGATCGAGAGCGGCTCGCAGTGGACGATCATCTACCAGGACTACGCCTTCGGCCAGCAGTACCGGGACGCGGTGACCGCCGCCGTCGAACGGCGCGACGGCGAAGTGCTCGAGTCCATCGGCGTGCCCGTCGGCGAGAGCGACCTGAACTCCTACCTGAACTCGGTCCCCGAGGACACGGAGGTCCTCTTCAACGCGCTGATCGGCGCCTCCTCGCTCGGCTTCCTCCAGCAGAGCGCGGACCTCGGGACGCCCGGCCAGCGGCTGGGTGCCATCGCGTCCATCGAGGGCGTCGACGTCAGCGACACCGGCGAGGGTGCCGAGGGCGCCGAGTACGTGACGATGCTCCCGCGCGACACCAGCGGCGTGGACGTCGACGGGGTCGGGCGACTCCGGGAGATGGCGAACCCGTCGGGCACCGACAACATCTACCTCGGCGGCCACATCAGCGCCTCCTACGAGTCCCTCTCGTGGATCGAAGACGCCGTGACGGAGACCGAGTGGGCCGGCTCGGACGACAACCAGGCGCTCATCGAGTGGTTCGAGGGCGGCCCCTCCGTCGAGGGCAGCGAGCGCTACCCCCAGGGACCGAAGTTCTTCCGCGGGGAGGACCACCAGGCGTTCATGGACATGCACATCGAGCGCATCGAGGGCGGCTCGCTGACCGACGTCAAGCGCGTCGAGGTCGACGAACCGACCTTCGAGGCGCGCGCCGACCTGGCCGGCCAGGAGTTCTGACGCGGGAGATTCGGCCCGAGGACGTGGCCTCGATCACGTAATTTTTCGTTTCTTTCAGGTCCGGACCAGTTAGTTCGCTACGATAAACTCTCGGCGCTTGCGTCAGAAGTTTTATTGTAGGTGGCGCTGTCTTTGTGATGAAGGCACATACCATACCAAGGATCGTGTCTAATTCCGACAGAAGGAAAACGAACATGAAGGAATCTCGAAAATACGTAAACAGGCGTAGCGTTCTCGGGTCGATCGGCGCGGGCAGCGCCGTGGGACTGGCTGGCTGTCTCGGCGGCGGTGGTGGCGGCGGCAGCGAAGACGCGATCACGGTCGGCCTGCAGGCCGACCTCACGGGACCGCTCTCGACGTACGGGTTCTGGTTTCGGCGCGTGCTGGAAGCGTACGTAGACGAGATCAACGAGGACGGCGGCATCGACGGCCGCGAGGTCGAACTGGCCATCGAGGACACCGAGACAAACGCGGAGACCGGTGGGCAGGTGTTCCGCCGACTCGCCCAGCAGGAAGACGTCGACTTCGTCATCGGCTCCTTTTCCTCGGGGGTCAACATCGCCACGATCCCGCTGGCCAAGCAGATGCAGGTGCCGTACTTCCCGGCCGGGTCTGCGCCGTCGACCACCGGCGAGGACGGCAACCGCTGGACGATCCGGACCGCACACGACATCACCCAGAACGCGGCCCTGGGCGTCGAGTGGGGGCTCGAGAACCTAGGGACGAACTGGACGATCATCTACCAGGACTACGCGTTCGGCCAGCAGTGGCGGGACGCGATTCAGGAGGTCATGGGCGACGAGGGTGAGATCCTGGAGACGATCGGCGTCCCCGTCGGCGAGAGCGACCTCAACTCCTATCTCAACGGGGTCCCCGAGGAGACGGACGTCCTGTTCAACGCGCTGATCCTGCCGTCCTCGATCAGCTTCCTGAAACAGAGCGCGGACCTGAACACCCCGGGCGCCCGCTTCGGCGACATCTCCGGGATCGAGGGCACGGACATCTCGGACATTCAGGACGCGGGGCAGGGCGCCTCCTTCATCACCGGGCTCCCGCCGAATCTGGACTCCGAGGGGAACAACCACCTGCGAGAGCTCGCGGACGTCGATGGCGCGAACGAGGCCCTCGTCCGGCAGTACTGGGTGGCCTACGAGTCGCTCTCCTTCATCCGCGAGGGCATCGAGGCCTCCGGCTGGAAGAGCCAGGAGGACCATCAGGCGTTCATCGAGTGGTTCGAGACCGGCCCGGCGGTCGAAGAGGGGATCGATTACCCCCAGGGTGACAAGTTCATCCGCGGTGAGGACCACCAGGCCTTCATGGACCGGTACATCACGCAGGTTTCGGGCGACGAACTCGAGATCGTCACGGAGATGGAACTGTCGGAGGCGCCGCTGCCCCCGAGGGCGAACCTGGCGGGCCAGGAGTTCTGACCGGCCCGACGCTGGTTGCTGGCACCGATAGAACGAACACGGTCGGCTGCGACCCACCGAACGAATGGTCGAACTTCTCGGTCCCGGTCTGGCAGTCGCGGCCGCACTGGCCCTGGCGATCCAGGTCGGCTGCGTCCGCGTCGGGACGGACAGCGGTCGGTCCAACGACGCGCTGATCGTCGTCCTGCTGGTCAACATCGCCGTTCTGGTCCCGGTCGCGCTCGTCGTCGGCTACCCGGACTATACCCTCCCGAGAAACGCACTGCTCGCGTTCGCCGCGGCCGGACTCGTGGGGACGATGATGGGCCGGGCCTTCGAGTACGCGGGCATCGAGAAGATCGGCGCGAGCCGGTCGGAACCGATCAAGGCCTCCCAGCCGCTCCACGCGGCCGTCCTCGCCGTGCTGGTCCTGGGGGAGACGCTGACGCCGCTGATGGGCGTCGGCACGGTGCTCGTCGTGGTCGGCGTGGCCGTCATCTCCTGGGAGAGCCGCAGTTCCGCGGACGGTCTCGAGTCGATCTCCTGGTCCTATCTCGCGTTACCGCTCGCCTCCGCGTTCCTGTACGGCATCGAGCCCATCTTCGCCAAGGTCGGGCTGGCGACCGGCACCTCGCCGTTCGTCGGGCTGGGCGTCAAGACCGTGGCGGCGACGGTCGCCTTCTACGCGTACCTGCGGTACCGCGGTGCGCTCCCGAAACGAAGCGTCTTCGGGTCGGGGAACACGAAGTGGTACGTCGCGGCCGGCCTCGCCAACACCGCGTTCCTGCTCAGCTACTACGCGGCGCTGGCGGTCGCGCCCGTCGTGCTGGTCCAGCCCGTCCTGCAGACGAGCCCGCTGTTCGTCATCCTCATCTCGTACGTCTTCCTCCAGCGGCTCGAACGCGTCACCTGGAAACTCGTCGTCGCGGCCACCGTGGTCGCGCTCGGTGCGGGCCTGGTCGCGCTGCAGGTCTGAGCCCGCTCAGTCCTCGAGTTCGTCGATTTGCAGCCCACCGATACGCGGGTGCGGTCGGCCGCCGTCGGTCGCGACGACGATCAAGACGAGTTCGTCGGCCGCGGGCGCGTCCTCGATCCGGACCGGCATCGCGTCGTAGTGGGTCCGGACGTAGGCCTCGTCCTTGTAGTGGGTCGGGACGTCGAGGCAGGTCCCGGGGCCGCCGCGTTTCTTCGCGCTGGGGATGATGGCCTCGCCGCCGCCGACCGCTTCCCGCAGCGGCGTCCCGAGTTCGGGGTGGAGCATCGCCGCGACGTGTTCGAGTTCGCCCTCGGTGCCGACGATCCCGCCCTT
Above is a genomic segment from Halorientalis sp. LT38 containing:
- a CDS encoding amino acid synthesis family protein, producing MTDPTIRTQTVIESTTYRDGERALADPVTKAAAAAVIDNPYAGEWQEDLSLLTEWGADLGGRLATAAVDRLGGPETVEGYGKGGIVGTEGELEHVAAMLHPELGTPLREAVGGGEAIIPSAKKRGGPGTCLDVPTHYKDEAYVRTHYDAMPVRIEDAPAADELVLIVVATDGGRPHPRIGGLQIDELED
- a CDS encoding ABC transporter substrate-binding protein, producing MSDSHNPSERDSDRTVTRRSAMKGLTAVAGAGTIALAGCTSGGGGESGGPIKIGLQADLTGALSIYGFWHRRVLENYVDSVNEDGGIDGREVELAVEDTETDAETGGQVFRRLVQQEGVDFVIGSQSSGVSIATNPLAKQMQVPYFPLGEAPSITGEDGNRWVVRNNHSTEHAAEIAVEHGIESGSQWTIIYQDYAFGQQYRDAVTAAVERRDGEVLESIGVPVGESDLNSYLNSVPEDTEVLFNALIGASSLGFLQQSADLGTPGQRLGAIASIEGVDVSDTGEGAEGAEYVTMLPRDTSGVDVDGVGRLREMANPSGTDNIYLGGHISASYESLSWIEDAVTETEWAGSDDNQALIEWFEGGPSVEGSERYPQGPKFFRGEDHQAFMDMHIERIEGGSLTDVKRVEVDEPTFEARADLAGQEF
- a CDS encoding EamA family transporter — translated: MVELLGPGLAVAAALALAIQVGCVRVGTDSGRSNDALIVVLLVNIAVLVPVALVVGYPDYTLPRNALLAFAAAGLVGTMMGRAFEYAGIEKIGASRSEPIKASQPLHAAVLAVLVLGETLTPLMGVGTVLVVVGVAVISWESRSSADGLESISWSYLALPLASAFLYGIEPIFAKVGLATGTSPFVGLGVKTVAATVAFYAYLRYRGALPKRSVFGSGNTKWYVAAGLANTAFLLSYYAALAVAPVVLVQPVLQTSPLFVILISYVFLQRLERVTWKLVVAATVVALGAGLVALQV
- a CDS encoding ABC transporter substrate-binding protein, whose protein sequence is MGLAGCLGGGGGGGSEDAITVGLQADLTGPLSTYGFWFRRVLEAYVDEINEDGGIDGREVELAIEDTETNAETGGQVFRRLAQQEDVDFVIGSFSSGVNIATIPLAKQMQVPYFPAGSAPSTTGEDGNRWTIRTAHDITQNAALGVEWGLENLGTNWTIIYQDYAFGQQWRDAIQEVMGDEGEILETIGVPVGESDLNSYLNGVPEETDVLFNALILPSSISFLKQSADLNTPGARFGDISGIEGTDISDIQDAGQGASFITGLPPNLDSEGNNHLRELADVDGANEALVRQYWVAYESLSFIREGIEASGWKSQEDHQAFIEWFETGPAVEEGIDYPQGDKFIRGEDHQAFMDRYITQVSGDELEIVTEMELSEAPLPPRANLAGQEF